In a genomic window of Sediminispirochaeta bajacaliforniensis DSM 16054:
- the rpmI gene encoding 50S ribosomal protein L35: protein MPKMKTRKSAAKRYSVTGSGKVKYKKQGLRHILTKKSTKRKRNLRHAGVLSKAETEKAKGLLPYNF, encoded by the coding sequence ATGCCGAAAATGAAAACCCGCAAGTCCGCGGCAAAACGGTACTCGGTTACCGGGTCTGGCAAAGTCAAGTATAAAAAACAGGGACTTCGCCATATTCTAACAAAAAAATCCACAAAACGGAAAAGAAACCTTCGTCATGCCGGCGTTCTCAGCAAGGCAGAAACCGAAAAGGCGAAGGGCCTTCTTCCATATAACTTCTAA
- a CDS encoding Gfo/Idh/MocA family protein, giving the protein MSDLRIGIIGCGAIGQDHLKRINEKVQGATVTGIFEINEKVSRSLGESFGVNVFSSGEQLIESSEVDAVVVSSSDETHARYVLKAIEEKKFVFCEKPLTPKSTDGRHILDAEIAGGKQLVQVGFMRRYDPGYRAVQTLLQSGTYGAPLVLHCSHRNAAIPGFTTPMAIQSSASHEIDICRWLLGEEYVSCEVLMAKNSRHSGSDLHDPQFLILRTETGILITVEIFINCQYGYDINCEVVCEDGIVSLPSPPEVLVKNNGKKASAISSDWKARFKEAYEVEFQEWVSAVKQGRVGGPSAWDGYITAVVTEALSQARDTGERVPISHMECPDFYRKK; this is encoded by the coding sequence ATGAGTGATTTACGTATCGGAATTATTGGCTGTGGGGCAATTGGCCAGGATCATTTGAAGCGTATTAATGAAAAGGTCCAGGGCGCGACGGTAACCGGAATTTTTGAGATTAATGAAAAAGTTTCCAGATCCTTGGGCGAAAGTTTTGGCGTAAACGTTTTTTCCAGTGGGGAGCAGCTCATCGAATCGAGTGAAGTAGATGCCGTTGTTGTCTCCTCTTCGGATGAAACCCATGCGCGCTACGTGCTTAAGGCCATCGAAGAGAAAAAATTTGTGTTCTGCGAAAAGCCTCTGACCCCAAAATCAACCGATGGTCGACATATCCTCGATGCGGAGATTGCAGGAGGAAAACAGCTTGTCCAGGTCGGATTTATGCGGAGATATGATCCGGGATATCGGGCCGTACAGACTCTTTTGCAATCGGGTACCTATGGAGCTCCATTGGTCCTCCACTGCTCACACCGAAATGCCGCCATCCCCGGTTTCACTACTCCCATGGCAATCCAAAGCAGTGCCTCGCACGAAATTGATATTTGCCGCTGGCTGCTTGGAGAGGAATATGTATCATGTGAAGTTCTTATGGCAAAAAACAGCAGACATAGCGGAAGTGATCTCCATGATCCGCAATTTCTTATTCTTCGTACCGAGACAGGAATCCTGATAACTGTCGAAATCTTTATAAATTGTCAATATGGATATGATATCAATTGCGAGGTTGTATGTGAAGACGGAATTGTATCTCTCCCTTCTCCTCCTGAGGTTCTGGTAAAAAACAACGGTAAAAAGGCGAGCGCCATTTCTTCCGACTGGAAGGCACGTTTCAAAGAGGCCTACGAAGTTGAATTTCAAGAGTGGGTCTCTGCGGTAAAGCAGGGCCGGGTCGGAGGACCGTCGGCCTGGGATGGTTATATCACTGCAGTTGTAACCGAAGCCCTATCGCAGGCTCGTGACACGGGGGAGAGAGTTCCTATTTCCCATATGGAATGTCCAGATTTTTATCGAAAAAAATGA
- a CDS encoding LacI family DNA-binding transcriptional regulator, whose product MRELAKLAGVNQSTISRSLNNHPGVSSETRNRIIELAKEHGYYTDQDSPIKQTKEKNVIAVLLADNFFTNYNDHFLESLFIAVFEEIDNANYLPIIVYDQYKSKGIKKVEKLLSIGNIAGVIIINREYCTEIDEYLKKEHVPHIYMHYFDRTSSAEINIIDMNHFLGGYIAAKYLLELGHTNILTATSYGREFEERSSGFAKAMNDAGITVSKNDVMYVDHNFDAGYRFGLNYKEKLREYSALFIQNDLAAIGCIRALCDEGIRIPQDLSVIGYDDIDAGRFCRPTLSTVRQSVRELAKAGVNRITHLISSQETSLMQVFLQPKLIVRESTTQKRKS is encoded by the coding sequence ATGAGAGAATTGGCGAAACTGGCCGGAGTAAATCAATCGACTATTTCAAGAAGTCTCAACAATCATCCCGGTGTCTCTTCGGAAACCAGAAATCGAATAATTGAACTGGCCAAGGAACATGGATACTACACAGATCAGGACTCACCGATAAAACAAACAAAAGAGAAAAATGTTATTGCCGTTCTGCTGGCCGACAATTTTTTTACGAACTACAACGACCACTTTCTTGAATCGCTTTTTATTGCTGTCTTTGAGGAAATTGATAACGCAAATTATCTTCCAATAATTGTTTACGATCAATATAAAAGCAAAGGGATAAAAAAAGTTGAGAAGCTCTTGTCGATTGGTAATATAGCAGGAGTCATCATCATAAATCGCGAGTATTGCACCGAGATCGACGAGTATCTAAAAAAAGAGCATGTTCCACATATCTATATGCATTACTTTGACAGGACATCGTCCGCAGAAATTAATATTATTGATATGAACCATTTTCTGGGAGGATATATAGCAGCGAAGTATCTACTGGAATTAGGTCATACAAATATCCTTACAGCAACTTCATACGGCCGGGAGTTCGAAGAGCGCAGTTCTGGTTTTGCAAAGGCCATGAATGATGCCGGTATAACAGTCTCAAAAAATGATGTTATGTATGTAGATCATAATTTTGATGCAGGCTATCGTTTCGGCCTCAATTATAAAGAAAAGCTTAGAGAATACAGCGCATTATTCATACAAAATGATTTAGCCGCCATCGGATGTATTAGGGCCCTGTGCGACGAGGGGATACGTATTCCCCAAGATCTTTCCGTTATCGGATATGATGATATCGATGCCGGAAGGTTTTGTCGACCTACCCTCTCAACTGTACGTCAGTCTGTTCGGGAACTTGCAAAGGCAGGAGTTAATCGCATCACCCATCTTATTTCATCACAGGAGACGAGCCTCATGCAGGTCTTTTTGCAACCAAAACTTATCGTAAGGGAATCTACAACGCAAAAGCGAAAGTCATAA
- the rplT gene encoding 50S ribosomal protein L20, protein MPRAVDGTRRHDRRKKITRQAKGYWGRRSTNFRTAKDAVEKAGQYAYRDRRRKKRDFRKLWIARISAACRNEGITYSRFINGLIKAEVRINRKALSNMAIEDKTAFSELVKKAKAELEA, encoded by the coding sequence ATGCCCAGAGCAGTTGATGGAACACGAAGACATGACCGACGCAAAAAGATAACGCGTCAGGCAAAGGGTTACTGGGGTCGCCGAAGCACCAACTTTCGGACCGCCAAGGATGCGGTTGAGAAAGCGGGTCAATATGCATATCGTGACCGCAGAAGAAAGAAACGGGATTTTCGCAAGCTTTGGATTGCCAGGATTTCCGCCGCTTGCAGGAACGAAGGGATCACCTACTCTCGCTTTATAAACGGTCTCATTAAAGCTGAAGTCAGAATCAACAGGAAAGCCCTTTCCAATATGGCTATTGAAGACAAGACGGCGTTCTCCGAGCTTGTAAAGAAAGCGAAAGCGGAGCTGGAGGCATAA
- a CDS encoding OmpA family protein has protein sequence MQTGGFQRSNRYTVTIREDYSVRTDGAYKGFLSREIHGSFFRSEASYPPQYEGVYFGTGALRREQTYQAVPLEINYRTAFTIDDSGEMRILSGALPPVRMNIPCFPKDNEDQVSTWSAPAQDSLFWEGKQISVPTMVTYRITGNRSYEERPVMAISYEYSLRLKPYQISGMQDVTSLHELFGTVKGEMLLYLDQEGGLFSKERIIRRTVADDGTTSDEEGFRLIWYTGVDGASINRMIADLSDGNTAVHEAASDGSGRDDDTSILVEERSEGVVFTLPNIHFKPDEAEILPQEISRLDELARVLSQIRDTSFLVVGHTADVGTKESQKELSVDRARRIISELSQRGLDESRFLYDGVGGSQPVASNDSEEGRRQNRRVEIFLLE, from the coding sequence ATGCAGACGGGAGGATTCCAGCGTTCAAACCGCTATACCGTCACCATTCGAGAGGATTATTCGGTACGTACGGATGGGGCATATAAGGGATTTCTCAGCAGGGAGATTCACGGAAGTTTTTTTAGATCGGAGGCTTCTTACCCGCCTCAGTATGAGGGCGTCTATTTTGGGACAGGAGCTCTGAGACGTGAGCAAACCTATCAGGCCGTACCTCTTGAGATCAACTATCGAACGGCTTTTACTATTGATGATTCGGGGGAAATGCGGATTCTAAGCGGCGCACTCCCCCCCGTTAGAATGAATATCCCCTGTTTTCCAAAAGATAATGAAGATCAGGTTTCTACATGGTCGGCCCCTGCCCAGGATTCTCTTTTCTGGGAAGGAAAACAGATTTCTGTGCCCACTATGGTTACATATCGCATAACGGGAAACCGATCGTACGAAGAGAGGCCTGTCATGGCTATTAGTTATGAATATTCTCTCAGGCTGAAGCCCTACCAGATTTCTGGAATGCAGGATGTCACTTCCCTCCATGAGCTCTTTGGAACAGTAAAGGGCGAGATGCTCCTGTATCTTGATCAGGAGGGGGGGCTTTTCTCGAAAGAACGAATTATACGGCGTACGGTTGCGGATGATGGAACGACAAGTGATGAAGAAGGCTTTCGGCTTATTTGGTATACGGGAGTTGATGGGGCATCCATCAATCGAATGATCGCGGACCTGAGTGATGGGAACACTGCCGTCCATGAAGCAGCTTCCGATGGTAGTGGCCGAGATGATGATACCTCCATCCTTGTTGAGGAGCGTTCGGAGGGGGTTGTGTTTACGCTTCCCAACATCCATTTTAAGCCTGATGAGGCGGAAATCCTTCCTCAAGAGATTTCTCGTCTCGATGAACTCGCTCGGGTTTTATCACAAATTCGTGACACATCTTTTCTTGTCGTCGGACACACAGCCGATGTTGGAACGAAAGAGAGTCAGAAAGAACTTTCTGTAGATCGGGCCAGACGTATTATCTCTGAATTGTCCCAGCGAGGCCTCGATGAAAGCCGATTTCTTTATGACGGGGTTGGGGGAAGTCAGCCTGTTGCTTCTAATGATAGCGAGGAAGGTCGGAGGCAAAACAGGCGCGTTGAAATTTTTCTGTTGGAATAG
- a CDS encoding DMT family transporter, whose translation MNKKQIKTRKENIYLWSIALIACTIAWGGIHPATKSLLINRVNPFLVAFLRFLVALLTTLPFFIADSGKRPRPSLKDTLILSGIGIFGVGFFSLLLSFGLELTNATSSSILINSQPIYAAILSVIFLKERFTLRHLFGIILGSIGILFVATRGTFSSIGIGNDYIMGNILCILGSLCISVYYVALKNYIRTFGSIIPTFISTASGTVVLLVVAIAGKSDFHEVMRLGCTNWMLILFVGVIATGFANIVFNQSLHAIGVIRATGFKFMVPVFGVILSVFLLGERANIWVYTGIAIVLAAIYFLQTGNLKRSR comes from the coding sequence ATGAATAAAAAACAAATCAAGACACGAAAGGAAAATATCTATCTCTGGTCGATCGCCTTAATCGCTTGCACCATCGCATGGGGAGGAATTCACCCTGCAACAAAAAGCCTCCTTATCAATAGAGTCAACCCATTTCTTGTAGCCTTCCTCAGATTTCTTGTCGCTTTGTTGACTACTCTTCCATTCTTCATAGCCGATTCGGGAAAGCGTCCGCGACCATCCTTAAAAGATACCTTAATACTCTCGGGAATCGGTATCTTCGGGGTAGGATTCTTCTCTCTCCTTCTTTCTTTTGGGTTGGAATTAACAAACGCCACAAGCAGTTCCATCCTTATAAACTCCCAGCCAATCTATGCTGCCATCCTTTCCGTCATATTCCTTAAAGAAAGATTCACCTTGCGGCACCTATTTGGGATCATTCTAGGATCGATAGGCATCCTCTTCGTTGCGACCAGGGGAACGTTTTCCTCAATTGGAATTGGAAACGACTATATTATGGGGAACATACTGTGCATCCTCGGTTCTCTTTGTATAAGTGTATACTATGTAGCTCTTAAGAACTATATACGCACATTCGGCAGTATTATTCCAACCTTTATCTCTACCGCATCGGGAACTGTGGTACTTCTCGTCGTTGCCATTGCAGGAAAGAGCGACTTCCATGAAGTAATGCGGTTGGGATGTACCAACTGGATGTTGATTCTTTTCGTTGGTGTTATAGCAACGGGGTTTGCGAATATTGTCTTCAATCAGTCACTCCATGCAATAGGCGTCATCAGAGCTACAGGCTTCAAATTCATGGTTCCCGTATTCGGAGTCATCCTTTCGGTTTTTCTGTTGGGGGAACGGGCGAATATTTGGGTCTATACCGGTATCGCCATCGTCCTCGCCGCCATTTATTTTCTTCAAACAGGAAATCTAAAAAGATCTCGGTAG
- a CDS encoding flagellar filament outer layer protein FlaA gives MRTRKTRLAGKLLFMLIAVAVVPMVVVAQSATPAAVGEPNPTEIGVDTAQQKLKEVSISKFEDAGFWSASMSKDEGLVTLRRLAGSPIDKEPLEAEAQAGITEDDSNVLGIKVEYFKRGNSQFTLTPVRPMPVEGICKTVSVWVVGRNSPHVLKMLLSDHFGNRAEVTMGKLNFTGWKKLTVAIPTSIVQRDYHYNNKMGIKIEGFTIDCDPKEAYGSYYIYFDDLRATTDLFAEEHRDIDDMQDNW, from the coding sequence ATGAGGACCAGAAAAACGAGATTAGCAGGAAAATTGCTTTTCATGCTGATAGCGGTAGCCGTCGTTCCGATGGTTGTCGTTGCACAGTCGGCAACTCCAGCAGCTGTCGGAGAACCGAATCCTACCGAGATCGGGGTTGATACGGCGCAGCAGAAGTTGAAAGAAGTTTCTATTTCCAAATTCGAGGATGCCGGTTTCTGGTCTGCTTCGATGTCAAAGGATGAGGGACTTGTAACCTTGAGAAGACTCGCCGGATCTCCTATCGATAAAGAGCCGCTTGAGGCGGAAGCTCAGGCCGGAATTACCGAAGACGACAGTAATGTCCTTGGTATCAAGGTTGAGTATTTTAAGCGTGGTAACAGCCAGTTTACGCTTACCCCTGTTCGTCCGATGCCTGTAGAAGGAATCTGTAAGACCGTAAGTGTCTGGGTTGTGGGACGAAACAGCCCTCACGTTTTAAAGATGCTCCTCTCTGATCATTTCGGGAATAGAGCTGAAGTGACCATGGGTAAATTGAACTTTACCGGTTGGAAGAAGCTTACTGTTGCAATTCCGACTTCTATTGTTCAGCGGGATTATCACTACAATAATAAGATGGGGATAAAGATCGAAGGTTTTACCATTGACTGTGATCCAAAGGAAGCCTACGGTTCTTACTACATCTATTTCGATGACCTTCGTGCAACCACTGATCTTTTTGCCGAAGAACATCGGGATATCGATGATATGCAGGATAACTGGTAA
- a CDS encoding flagellar filament outer layer protein FlaA gives MKRGVLLFLCLSALIFLAPSLLCADEQTENLVSHVLESFDPETRTTDWLVQGSKFVTEGFPKQTYVKAWPEALYGANREGLDLQALGAYFKFDRKGYNYIEFIPVTQDENGDTVPNPIPIPGRVKNIDLWAWGSDFDYYLEVHIMDPRGVVHVLNLGSLNYTGWKNLTVNIPSYIPQSRNYAPYLEGLQLVKVVLWTKPLESVNDCYFYLDQIKVLTDVFVSRFDGDELTDPEKVDEVWGGVE, from the coding sequence ATGAAACGAGGCGTCCTGCTGTTTCTGTGCCTTTCGGCGTTAATTTTTCTTGCGCCCTCCCTGCTTTGTGCTGATGAGCAGACAGAAAACCTGGTTTCTCACGTTCTGGAATCTTTTGATCCGGAAACGAGGACCACGGATTGGTTAGTTCAGGGAAGTAAGTTCGTCACCGAAGGGTTCCCGAAGCAGACCTATGTGAAAGCGTGGCCTGAAGCGCTTTACGGAGCGAATCGGGAGGGTTTGGATCTGCAGGCCCTTGGCGCTTATTTTAAGTTTGATAGGAAGGGATATAACTACATAGAGTTTATTCCTGTTACCCAAGATGAGAATGGGGATACGGTTCCTAATCCGATTCCCATCCCCGGCCGTGTGAAGAATATCGATTTGTGGGCATGGGGCTCTGATTTCGATTACTACCTCGAGGTTCATATCATGGATCCGCGGGGAGTGGTTCATGTTTTGAATCTCGGTAGTCTTAATTATACCGGATGGAAGAACTTAACTGTGAATATTCCTTCTTACATCCCTCAGTCGCGAAATTATGCTCCCTATCTTGAGGGGTTACAGCTTGTTAAGGTTGTTCTTTGGACAAAGCCGCTTGAATCCGTGAATGATTGTTACTTCTATCTTGATCAGATAAAAGTGCTTACCGATGTTTTTGTTTCGCGCTTTGACGGTGATGAGTTGACCGATCCCGAAAAAGTCGATGAAGTTTGGGGAGGGGTAGAGTAA
- a CDS encoding sensor histidine kinase, producing MLFKTKAFIGLMGALCGAFFLSFLSVFQKILIHAPISLQGFIVPTLFGGFTGTLILLWAQRLKEANITLQASNNEKELLLRELHHRVKNNLQLISSIIHLSSCYPGGRQGKEQTSKIESRILMISHIQESMYQKESLSQVSIVQLIDTVISFCTMSVCRKDICITKQIPVEEVCPTPLPLGLLIYELFSNSVTHAFQASTPSPSITIAVTRETISTLLLRFSDNGQGFSFDPQFSQKEAGIGLQLITALSRQLNGTFAICSTPRNGMNFTLRFPTVPNPGELMIDA from the coding sequence TTGCTTTTCAAAACCAAAGCCTTTATTGGACTAATGGGGGCACTCTGCGGTGCCTTTTTCCTCTCATTCCTCTCTGTTTTTCAAAAAATCCTTATTCATGCCCCCATCTCCCTTCAAGGCTTTATTGTTCCGACATTATTCGGCGGTTTCACCGGAACATTGATCTTACTTTGGGCACAACGCTTAAAAGAAGCAAACATCACCCTCCAAGCTTCCAATAACGAAAAAGAACTTCTCTTGAGAGAACTGCATCATCGTGTAAAAAACAATTTACAACTAATATCAAGTATCATTCATCTCTCCTCTTGCTACCCCGGGGGTCGGCAGGGAAAAGAACAAACTTCCAAAATAGAATCGCGTATACTCATGATATCGCATATTCAGGAATCAATGTATCAGAAAGAATCCTTGAGCCAGGTATCAATAGTCCAATTAATAGATACCGTTATTAGCTTTTGCACCATGAGTGTTTGCAGGAAAGATATTTGTATAACAAAACAGATACCGGTTGAAGAAGTCTGTCCCACTCCTCTTCCCTTAGGCTTACTTATATATGAACTCTTCTCCAACTCGGTTACACACGCTTTTCAGGCATCGACACCTTCGCCCAGCATCACAATAGCAGTAACGCGGGAAACGATTTCGACGCTATTACTGCGGTTTAGCGATAATGGGCAGGGGTTTTCATTCGACCCCCAATTTTCTCAGAAGGAAGCAGGTATAGGTCTGCAGCTGATCACGGCTTTGAGTCGACAACTCAATGGAACGTTTGCTATTTGTTCAACACCTCGTAACGGAATGAATTTCACACTGCGCTTCCCTACTGTTCCGAATCCCGGTGAGCTCATGATAGACGCCTAA
- a CDS encoding TIM barrel protein, whose translation MQKSANIEVLYTELPWEKRFVAAKQDGFNYIEFWGWEDKDLPRVKALLQESDLSLSTMSGDGPFSMCDPMKKKEYIDYIKKSIDAAKFLGSPRLVIHSNELADEPQWAADFFEEYSDTVKLLTMFDNLKVISLLAEKAGITFLLEALNVVVDHIGNFLTKTQTAAELVKATGSSHMKILYDAYHMYLNEGKICETLSKYIDTVGYIHVADAPGRGEPGTGAINYHNVFKHLAKVGYSGVIGFELYPQNGTKNAVTAILKACEGVF comes from the coding sequence ATGCAAAAATCAGCCAATATTGAAGTGTTGTATACGGAGCTTCCATGGGAAAAACGTTTTGTTGCAGCAAAGCAGGATGGCTTCAATTATATTGAGTTCTGGGGCTGGGAGGATAAGGACTTACCTCGCGTGAAAGCTCTCTTACAAGAGAGTGACTTGTCACTTTCAACAATGAGTGGTGATGGTCCCTTTTCGATGTGTGATCCTATGAAAAAAAAGGAATATATTGATTATATCAAAAAATCAATTGACGCAGCAAAATTTCTTGGTTCTCCGAGACTGGTGATCCATTCGAATGAACTGGCGGACGAACCTCAATGGGCTGCTGATTTCTTTGAAGAGTATTCCGATACGGTAAAGCTATTGACGATGTTTGATAACTTGAAAGTAATATCGCTTCTTGCTGAAAAGGCGGGGATTACCTTTCTCCTTGAGGCTCTCAATGTAGTTGTCGATCACATCGGAAACTTTTTAACGAAAACGCAGACGGCAGCCGAATTGGTCAAAGCCACCGGATCTTCTCACATGAAGATCCTTTACGATGCGTACCACATGTACCTTAACGAGGGGAAAATCTGCGAAACCCTTTCAAAATATATTGATACGGTGGGTTACATTCATGTTGCCGATGCTCCGGGAAGAGGCGAGCCCGGGACAGGAGCCATCAACTATCATAATGTCTTCAAGCATTTGGCTAAGGTCGGCTATAGCGGTGTAATTGGTTTTGAATTATATCCTCAGAATGGGACAAAGAATGCGGTGACGGCAATTCTGAAAGCGTGTGAAGGAGTTTTTTAA
- the zapB gene encoding cell division protein ZapB, which translates to MVTFEQIQLLESKVRQAVDLIASLREENGALRKTLSSYEKRIEELEVLIDSFKRDQGKIEEGIISALQQLDALESSAVEVQQHDGEATSTAEAPIEETEGESLQPDIAEPDIAESEDAEEPAPDRNGELDIF; encoded by the coding sequence ATGGTTACCTTCGAGCAGATTCAGCTTCTCGAAAGCAAAGTGCGGCAGGCTGTTGATCTCATTGCTTCTCTGCGGGAAGAAAATGGTGCGCTGAGGAAGACCCTCTCCAGCTATGAAAAGCGTATCGAAGAGCTCGAGGTTCTCATCGATTCATTCAAACGCGATCAGGGAAAAATCGAAGAAGGCATCATCAGTGCTTTGCAGCAGCTGGATGCGCTGGAAAGCAGTGCCGTCGAAGTGCAGCAGCATGACGGCGAGGCTACTTCGACGGCAGAAGCCCCCATCGAGGAAACTGAAGGAGAATCCCTTCAGCCGGATATCGCAGAACCGGACATCGCAGAAAGCGAAGATGCTGAAGAACCCGCTCCCGACCGCAACGGGGAGCTTGATATCTTTTAA
- a CDS encoding class II fructose-bisphosphate aldolase, with protein sequence MISYKTLGLSNTKAMFAGAIDGGYAIPAYNFNNMEQLQAIIAACVETKSPVILQVSSGARKYANSTLLRFMAQGAVEYSKELGYEVPVALHLDHGDSFELCKDCIDSGFSSVMIDGSHLPYDENVALTRKVVEYAHKQADYVTVEGELGVLAGIEDAVVAEKSTYTRPEEVIDFVKKTGVDSLAISIGTSHGANKFTPEQCTRNADGVLVPPPLRFDILEEIEKKLPGFPIVLHGSSSVPVEYVKQINQYGGALKDAVGIPEEQLRKAAKSAVCKINIDSDGRLAMTAAVRKVLAEKPAEFDPRKYLGPGRDELKTMYKRKNIEVLGSAGHA encoded by the coding sequence ATGATTTCCTACAAAACATTGGGTCTGTCGAACACGAAAGCGATGTTTGCCGGAGCCATCGACGGCGGTTATGCCATTCCCGCCTACAATTTCAACAACATGGAGCAGCTGCAAGCTATTATAGCTGCTTGCGTCGAAACGAAATCGCCGGTAATCCTGCAGGTTTCTTCCGGTGCCAGAAAATATGCAAACTCCACCTTGCTGAGATTTATGGCACAGGGTGCCGTCGAGTATTCCAAGGAACTCGGTTATGAGGTACCAGTAGCACTACATCTCGACCATGGCGATAGTTTTGAACTCTGCAAAGATTGTATCGATAGTGGATTCTCTTCCGTCATGATCGACGGCAGCCACCTTCCCTATGATGAAAACGTCGCTCTTACCCGTAAGGTTGTTGAATATGCTCATAAGCAGGCCGACTATGTTACCGTAGAAGGCGAGCTTGGCGTCCTTGCAGGCATCGAAGATGCGGTTGTAGCGGAAAAATCAACCTACACCCGTCCCGAAGAGGTGATCGACTTTGTCAAAAAAACCGGAGTTGACAGCCTTGCAATCAGTATCGGTACCAGCCACGGAGCAAATAAGTTCACACCGGAGCAGTGTACCAGGAATGCGGATGGGGTCCTTGTCCCCCCTCCCCTTCGCTTCGATATCCTTGAAGAGATTGAAAAGAAACTTCCCGGTTTCCCCATTGTGCTTCACGGCTCTTCTTCTGTTCCTGTCGAATACGTAAAACAGATCAACCAGTACGGTGGTGCACTGAAAGATGCGGTGGGAATTCCGGAAGAACAGTTGCGTAAGGCTGCAAAATCCGCCGTATGTAAAATCAATATCGATTCCGACGGGCGTCTCGCCATGACGGCGGCGGTGCGAAAGGTTTTAGCGGAAAAACCTGCGGAATTTGATCCGAGAAAGTATCTTGGACCTGGCCGTGACGAATTGAAGACAATGTACAAACGAAAGAACATCGAGGTTCTTGGCTCGGCAGGCCACGCCTGA
- the infC gene encoding translation initiation factor IF-3 encodes MAAKDLRVNKEIRVREVRLIDEKGEQRGIIPTIEALELAHHANADLVEVSPNADPPVCKILDYGKYKFDQEKRRKESKKKQKQIKLKEIRMQPKIETHDLEFKTKHIKTFLEEGNKVKVTIRFRGRELAHTELGRDVLMKVNEILEELETDFSMDRKPIMEGRFMSMILSPKTGKK; translated from the coding sequence TTGGCTGCGAAAGATTTACGAGTGAACAAGGAGATTCGGGTCCGCGAAGTCCGCCTGATCGATGAAAAAGGAGAACAGCGGGGAATCATTCCGACGATTGAGGCCCTGGAGCTTGCACACCATGCAAATGCAGACCTTGTCGAAGTATCACCGAATGCGGATCCGCCGGTATGTAAGATCCTTGATTACGGGAAGTATAAGTTTGATCAGGAAAAACGGCGCAAAGAATCAAAAAAGAAACAAAAGCAGATCAAGCTGAAAGAGATTCGCATGCAGCCAAAGATCGAAACTCACGATTTGGAGTTCAAGACCAAACATATCAAGACTTTTCTTGAAGAGGGAAATAAGGTAAAGGTAACCATTCGTTTCCGAGGTCGTGAGCTTGCACATACCGAATTGGGGAGAGATGTCCTCATGAAGGTAAATGAAATTTTGGAAGAGCTGGAAACCGATTTTTCCATGGATAGGAAGCCCATCATGGAAGGTCGGTTCATGTCTATGATCTTGAGCCCGAAAACGGGAAAGAAATAA
- a CDS encoding cell division protein ZapA codes for MNKEPFHISMLGSSFAVRTDEDPRYLRQLVSFVEERIQRIEENMGSREPLRSAILSSILIADELFQERMKSERAEEATDRLIQFLNEELP; via the coding sequence ATGAACAAGGAACCGTTTCACATTTCCATGTTGGGGTCTTCGTTCGCCGTCAGGACGGATGAAGACCCTCGTTATTTGCGTCAACTCGTCTCTTTCGTCGAAGAGAGGATACAGCGCATAGAAGAAAACATGGGAAGCAGAGAACCTTTACGTAGCGCCATTCTTTCCAGTATACTAATAGCAGATGAGCTCTTTCAGGAACGAATGAAATCGGAACGGGCCGAAGAGGCAACCGATCGTTTGATCCAATTTCTGAACGAAGAGCTCCCCTAA